From Anaerohalosphaera lusitana, one genomic window encodes:
- a CDS encoding Gfo/Idh/MocA family protein, producing MVRFDRRSFIKANAGLVAGLSIPGLAGSAFGAEHEGDMPLRIGAVGTGNRCRYLMSVVLGLGGVEMPAVCDIDPKALAAAKKVVTNAGQPEPKGYSGPTDYKKLMDRDDLDAVIIGSPWDLHTPMSVYAMKAGKAVGCEVPIAYTMEECWELIETWEKTGTPCMQLENWSFRSDNLAILNMIREGLFGTITHAHCAYSHDCIDHWYFERGTGDSRWGAKFLVEHNRAQYPTHQQGPVLSWMDIGCGDWYDTITSTATDQFAIHDYFKRNFPDHPNAKRKYKQGDIVTTVVKTKKGKTIVINFDMQSPRPYDNRWMVQGTRGIYNEQRNALYVTGKSPQYHSWEPFPPYHNKYKHEWAKNAFGGHDGADGIMLTQFIKSLRENKPLPLHLYDGVLMAASGPLSEMSIEKNNQPIEVPDFTRGKWKTRKPYFAM from the coding sequence ATGGTCAGATTTGACAGACGCAGTTTTATAAAGGCGAATGCGGGGCTGGTTGCGGGGTTGAGTATTCCCGGTTTGGCGGGATCGGCATTTGGTGCCGAACATGAGGGTGACATGCCATTGCGTATCGGTGCCGTAGGTACAGGCAACCGTTGCCGATATTTGATGAGCGTGGTTCTTGGTCTGGGCGGTGTGGAGATGCCGGCAGTCTGTGACATCGATCCGAAGGCACTGGCGGCTGCGAAAAAGGTCGTAACCAACGCTGGTCAGCCGGAACCGAAGGGATATTCGGGCCCGACCGATTACAAGAAGCTGATGGATCGTGACGATCTGGATGCGGTGATAATAGGTTCGCCGTGGGACCTGCACACGCCGATGTCGGTTTATGCGATGAAGGCGGGCAAGGCAGTCGGCTGTGAGGTGCCGATCGCGTATACGATGGAGGAATGCTGGGAGCTTATCGAGACATGGGAGAAGACTGGTACGCCTTGCATGCAGCTCGAGAATTGGAGCTTCCGAAGTGATAACCTTGCGATCCTGAACATGATCCGTGAGGGGCTGTTTGGGACGATTACGCATGCCCACTGTGCGTATTCGCATGACTGCATCGATCACTGGTACTTTGAGCGGGGAACAGGCGACAGCAGATGGGGTGCAAAATTTCTTGTCGAGCACAATCGGGCGCAGTATCCGACGCACCAGCAAGGACCTGTACTAAGCTGGATGGACATAGGATGCGGCGACTGGTACGATACGATCACGTCGACGGCGACTGATCAGTTCGCGATACATGACTATTTCAAGCGGAACTTCCCGGACCATCCTAACGCAAAGCGGAAGTATAAACAGGGCGACATCGTTACGACGGTCGTAAAGACGAAAAAAGGTAAGACGATCGTGATCAATTTCGACATGCAGTCGCCGCGGCCTTACGATAACAGGTGGATGGTACAGGGGACGCGGGGTATTTACAATGAGCAGCGGAATGCACTGTATGTAACGGGCAAGAGCCCGCAGTATCACAGTTGGGAGCCGTTCCCGCCTTACCATAATAAATATAAGCATGAATGGGCTAAGAACGCTTTCGGCGGACACGACGGGGCAGACGGTATCATGCTGACGCAGTTTATAAAGTCACTGCGCGAAAATAAACCCTTGCCGCTGCATCTGTATGACGGTGTGCTGATGGCCGCGAGCGGGCCTTTGTCTGAGATGTCGATAGAGAAGAATAATCAGCCGATCGAAGTGCCGGACTTTACGCGGGGCAAGTGGAAGACGCGCAAGCCTTACTTTGCAATGTAA
- a CDS encoding AraC family transcriptional regulator → MTDLSGNIRKKFEQVQCLSDRLRQLGWASFTKPVRDRENLPRHVHPDTFEICCIASGNVEWWVEGQIYNAKAGDLFITLPGESHGGLNDIMNPCELYWAQIQLQADTGIGGLKPDELKTLKLELIDAQCRVFTGSAKIEQAFAFLISEHEKPDRFARAKVETTLAQLLIEVARACQAGHANQISPTIQRACDMINAAFNQPIRMEEIARELGLNLSAFYKQFAEQLHEKPTEYLTRLRIAHAKELLRQTDQTITQIAHASGYSSSQYFATIFKRSTGLSPRIYRKNVKTEG, encoded by the coding sequence ATGACGGATCTCAGCGGAAACATCAGGAAGAAATTCGAACAGGTTCAGTGCCTATCCGACCGACTGCGTCAGTTGGGCTGGGCCAGCTTTACAAAACCCGTCCGCGACCGTGAAAATCTACCCAGACACGTGCACCCTGATACCTTTGAGATATGCTGCATCGCATCAGGAAATGTTGAATGGTGGGTTGAGGGACAAATATACAACGCAAAAGCCGGCGACCTGTTCATCACCCTTCCCGGCGAGTCGCACGGCGGCCTCAACGACATCATGAATCCCTGCGAACTTTACTGGGCGCAGATCCAACTGCAAGCAGATACCGGCATCGGCGGTTTGAAACCAGACGAGTTGAAGACCTTAAAATTGGAGCTCATTGACGCACAGTGCCGCGTCTTCACCGGCAGCGCAAAGATCGAACAAGCATTCGCTTTCCTGATCTCAGAACACGAAAAACCAGACCGCTTCGCGCGTGCAAAAGTCGAAACTACTCTTGCCCAACTCCTTATTGAAGTTGCAAGAGCATGTCAGGCAGGACATGCGAACCAGATATCACCGACAATCCAAAGGGCATGCGACATGATCAATGCCGCCTTCAACCAGCCGATCCGCATGGAAGAAATCGCCCGCGAACTGGGCCTGAACCTCTCTGCGTTCTACAAACAGTTCGCAGAGCAACTGCACGAAAAGCCCACCGAGTACCTCACCCGACTGCGAATCGCCCATGCAAAAGAATTGCTCAGACAGACTGATCAGACCATCACCCAGATCGCCCACGCCTCCGGCTACTCATCCAGTCAATACTTCGCGACCATATTCAAACGCTCGACAGGACTTTCCCCTCGAATATACCGAAAGAACGTGAAAACTGAGGGATGA
- a CDS encoding sigma-70 family RNA polymerase sigma factor has protein sequence MGNKRTENLRTESFLECLLPAQSTIRSYIATLVPIASDVDDIYQETITIAWRKFDEFEPGTDFAAWAVKIAFYRILNYRRSRAKQHLQFKDEIFEQFAEVASRNAARTHESIAALNNCIEKLPESERKLLNLRYTQNIPIKSIAERCGRTANYIYRSFSRIHCKLQRCIKQTLPQEIV, from the coding sequence ATGGGAAATAAACGAACTGAAAACTTGAGAACTGAGAGCTTTCTGGAGTGTTTACTCCCTGCTCAGAGCACGATACGCTCGTATATTGCAACGCTGGTCCCTATCGCTAGCGATGTTGACGATATTTATCAGGAAACGATCACGATCGCCTGGCGTAAATTTGACGAATTTGAGCCCGGTACGGATTTCGCAGCGTGGGCTGTTAAAATTGCGTTTTACAGGATACTGAATTATAGACGCAGTCGCGCGAAGCAGCATTTGCAGTTTAAGGATGAAATTTTCGAGCAGTTCGCTGAGGTCGCATCACGAAATGCTGCCCGGACTCATGAGTCGATCGCTGCACTCAATAATTGTATCGAGAAACTACCTGAGAGCGAGAGGAAGCTTTTGAATCTGCGATATACACAGAACATCCCAATTAAAAGTATCGCTGAAAGATGCGGTCGAACTGCAAACTATATTTATCGTTCCTTCTCACGCATACACTGTAAATTGCAGCGTTGTATTAAACAAACTCTTCCACAGGAGATAGTCTGA
- a CDS encoding FecR family protein has product MILDPKKQLQITRLILALQDEMISAEEFDLLQNMLEGDSDAIEFAADLFGSAEFLREGGRTPTIEVQGSTGENDPLSLHDSVTSELWLALAEAEKNAEAVPVESNEPVKALNHEHRIASQRAATEKAPVSKALLAISAFSSFALLCILVLVLVDPSKPLVGYVTESVDSVWVGKDFKSGDPVREGTAELRSGFASITLNSGAEVIIEGPAEVEFTGEKEMALLTGKVFASVPPSAIGFTIQTPGANVVDYGTEFGVLIDSAGKTEAHVFKGEVELRPGSDPLVFDNPTRLTEGYAASFDPSSGTTTKVHIKDRVFVRQVDSSSNFVWRGEPIHLADIIGHGSGFGTGKLNNGIDPLTGKLSKDIELWAVYGESEYRNVDESEMIDGVFIANATNGPVQVSSKGHLFREAPVTTGMYWGGVFNGAMHEANDCPRHNLVLDGIEYGRKDGPSSFSLHSNLGVTFDLDSIRNNAAWSEIKSLTAKCGISSTTLEVFNQSATADFFVLVDGQVRYTRKDVTSEQGGENIDIKLSPRDRFLTFIVTDAGSEYCDWALIAEPFLHFED; this is encoded by the coding sequence ATGATCCTCGATCCGAAAAAACAACTTCAGATTACTCGGCTGATCCTGGCATTGCAGGATGAGATGATCTCCGCTGAGGAATTTGACCTGTTGCAGAACATGCTCGAAGGTGATTCTGATGCAATTGAGTTTGCCGCTGACCTTTTCGGTTCGGCTGAATTTCTTCGCGAAGGGGGACGTACTCCGACAATCGAGGTGCAAGGCTCAACTGGGGAAAACGATCCACTGAGTTTGCATGATTCAGTTACCAGTGAGCTGTGGCTGGCTCTGGCTGAAGCAGAAAAGAATGCGGAAGCTGTGCCCGTTGAATCGAATGAGCCTGTTAAAGCACTGAACCACGAGCATCGAATAGCGTCGCAGCGAGCCGCAACTGAAAAGGCGCCGGTTTCCAAGGCTCTGCTGGCGATTTCGGCATTTTCCAGTTTTGCACTTTTGTGTATTCTCGTACTGGTGCTGGTGGACCCTTCCAAGCCGCTTGTCGGTTACGTCACTGAGAGTGTCGACAGTGTTTGGGTGGGAAAGGATTTCAAAAGCGGTGATCCCGTCAGAGAAGGTACTGCCGAGCTTCGTTCCGGCTTTGCAAGCATAACGCTCAACAGCGGTGCGGAAGTGATCATTGAAGGGCCCGCTGAAGTAGAGTTTACCGGCGAAAAGGAGATGGCACTTCTTACGGGTAAGGTGTTTGCCAGTGTTCCTCCGTCGGCCATAGGCTTCACGATCCAGACGCCTGGAGCAAACGTAGTTGATTACGGCACTGAATTTGGCGTGTTAATAGATTCGGCAGGGAAAACCGAGGCCCATGTATTCAAGGGCGAGGTAGAATTACGGCCCGGTTCCGATCCTTTGGTTTTTGATAATCCTACGCGACTGACAGAGGGCTATGCCGCAAGTTTTGATCCATCCTCGGGGACGACGACAAAGGTTCATATCAAAGATCGGGTGTTCGTCCGGCAGGTTGATTCATCGTCCAATTTTGTCTGGCGAGGGGAGCCGATCCATCTTGCGGATATCATTGGGCACGGCAGCGGGTTTGGTACAGGAAAGCTTAATAACGGAATCGATCCGCTTACGGGTAAGCTATCGAAGGATATAGAACTTTGGGCAGTCTATGGGGAATCAGAATATAGAAATGTTGACGAATCCGAAATGATTGATGGTGTGTTCATTGCGAATGCTACCAACGGCCCCGTGCAGGTTTCTTCCAAAGGACACCTTTTCAGGGAGGCACCAGTTACAACCGGCATGTATTGGGGTGGTGTATTTAACGGCGCGATGCATGAGGCAAACGATTGTCCTCGTCACAATCTCGTTCTCGACGGCATTGAATATGGTCGCAAAGACGGCCCGTCTTCTTTCAGCCTTCATTCGAATCTGGGTGTTACTTTTGATCTCGACTCAATTCGAAATAACGCAGCTTGGTCCGAAATTAAATCACTGACTGCAAAATGCGGCATATCCAGTACGACTCTGGAAGTGTTCAATCAAAGTGCAACGGCTGATTTTTTCGTACTCGTGGACGGTCAGGTCAGGTACACCCGAAAAGACGTCACATCTGAGCAGGGGGGAGAAAATATCGATATCAAACTGAGTCCCAGGGATCGTTTTCTCACGTTTATAGTGACCGATGCAGGTTCTGAATATTGTGACTGGGCGCTTATTGCTGAGCCGTTTTTACACTTTGAGGACTAA
- a CDS encoding PEP-CTERM sorting domain-containing protein, translated as MKKLVMIVMMCLAVVSGSSAGLISNGDFSAGPDGSNADNWAKLDGATSEVYYQGGWEGDYPDTQYASGRALSIQAVETYGAQQVLGAVVGQYEVSFAAGYRNDAVTGGDIDLRVSIWDTVSDFELAGETITIADPGLAAGGLSDADWGAFSEKTLSFSFDPSNVSEAALRFVNTSTGSWAQTALIDNVSVTPEPATMMLLGLGALTLRRRRKEK; from the coding sequence ATGAAAAAGTTGGTGATGATTGTAATGATGTGTCTGGCTGTTGTGAGCGGTTCAAGTGCAGGGCTCATTTCGAACGGCGATTTTTCAGCCGGTCCTGACGGCAGCAATGCCGACAACTGGGCGAAACTTGACGGAGCCACAAGCGAGGTCTACTATCAGGGAGGCTGGGAAGGTGACTATCCGGACACTCAATACGCATCTGGTAGGGCTCTTTCCATTCAGGCAGTCGAGACATATGGTGCACAGCAGGTTCTCGGCGCGGTAGTGGGCCAGTATGAGGTTTCGTTCGCGGCAGGATATCGAAACGATGCAGTCACCGGTGGTGACATCGATCTGCGGGTGTCCATTTGGGATACAGTGAGCGACTTTGAACTGGCAGGTGAAACTATCACGATAGCTGATCCCGGACTGGCTGCCGGCGGTCTGAGTGATGCTGACTGGGGCGCATTCAGCGAAAAAACACTCAGCTTCAGTTTTGATCCGTCAAATGTCTCCGAAGCTGCTCTGCGTTTTGTAAACACTTCGACGGGCAGTTGGGCTCAGACGGCGCTGATCGATAACGTTTCAGTAACGCCCGAACCTGCTACTATGATGCTGCTTGGCCTTGGTGCATTGACTCTACGGAGACGCAGAAAAGAAAAATAA
- a CDS encoding LamG-like jellyroll fold domain-containing protein, producing the protein MMKNGFIMLAIAVAVFCGTANAQIKNGDFSAGPDGGNADNWTVIGGATAGLEVYYQGGWEGAYPDTELASGRALSIQAVETYGAQQTLNDVVSEYAVSFAAGYRNDAVTGGDINLRVAIWDTVNDIELTGQTIVIPDPGVASGGLSDPDWGAFEPQTITLTIDPTDVEEVALRFINESAGSWAQTALIDNVILDSYPSLVSPADGSQDLPLSTTLEWAAPTAYSPDGFDVYFSDDPNTATFVKVVDNQLVTTHAPTLDFDTTYYWRVDTYKGTDVYTGSVWTFETAPAQPLVTVDPQNATVEAGGSVTLEVEGLNETSYAWYRSDDSVLEPAGDVSVGTDSATLTLPDFQQTPDEGYYYCVLSNDAGNATSGPAYVMTERLVSQWTLDGTLADAVAANDAQMLPDPAVTYVDGAFTGSTNAVSFEAGDPNTVVIPYSPDLDNGTAFTVSAWAKPNLSGGSWRAIVSNRDDVPDPDKYSGGYVLYAGWNGYWSFFVGTGTGWSEANSPQPVAANEWSLITGTYANGVQTLYVNGVIAAQVTGVDAAPNNVNEILIGAGANETEGYDFFFDGAIDDVKVYSYALTDVEVADLYASATGESVCTELPEFDFNEDCRVDLSDFAAFAAGWLECNLVPDCQ; encoded by the coding sequence ATGATGAAAAACGGCTTTATAATGTTGGCGATTGCAGTCGCAGTATTTTGCGGCACAGCGAACGCCCAGATCAAAAACGGTGATTTTTCGGCCGGTCCTGATGGCGGCAATGCTGACAACTGGACAGTAATTGGGGGTGCCACAGCAGGCCTTGAGGTTTATTATCAGGGTGGCTGGGAAGGTGCATATCCGGATACGGAGCTGGCATCCGGCAGGGCTCTGTCTATTCAAGCTGTTGAGACTTACGGCGCCCAGCAGACTCTAAATGATGTGGTAAGCGAGTATGCGGTATCTTTCGCTGCGGGCTATCGTAATGACGCAGTTACTGGCGGAGATATCAACCTGCGTGTTGCCATCTGGGATACAGTGAATGACATCGAGCTGACTGGTCAGACTATTGTTATTCCAGACCCAGGTGTCGCAAGTGGGGGGTTGAGCGATCCAGATTGGGGAGCTTTTGAACCGCAGACCATTACTTTGACCATCGATCCAACGGATGTTGAAGAAGTTGCTTTGCGTTTTATAAACGAATCTGCGGGTAGTTGGGCTCAGACGGCGCTGATTGATAATGTTATCTTAGACTCTTATCCATCGCTGGTCAGCCCGGCCGACGGTTCCCAGGATCTGCCGCTGAGTACTACTCTTGAATGGGCCGCACCGACGGCTTATTCGCCGGACGGCTTTGATGTTTACTTCAGTGATGATCCAAACACAGCTACTTTTGTAAAAGTCGTTGACAATCAGCTTGTTACGACTCACGCTCCAACCCTTGATTTCGACACGACTTACTACTGGCGCGTCGATACTTACAAGGGCACCGACGTTTATACCGGTTCGGTATGGACCTTCGAAACTGCTCCCGCTCAGCCGCTGGTCACAGTTGATCCGCAAAATGCGACAGTTGAGGCGGGCGGTTCTGTCACATTGGAAGTTGAAGGCCTGAACGAGACTTCTTATGCATGGTATCGTTCTGATGACAGCGTTCTTGAACCGGCGGGCGATGTATCTGTCGGTACTGACTCAGCAACTCTTACGCTCCCCGATTTCCAGCAGACACCTGATGAAGGTTACTACTACTGCGTGCTCAGCAACGACGCGGGTAACGCAACTTCCGGACCGGCATATGTAATGACAGAACGCCTGGTTTCGCAGTGGACACTTGACGGTACGCTCGCCGATGCAGTTGCAGCAAATGACGCCCAGATGCTTCCGGATCCTGCTGTAACATACGTCGATGGAGCTTTTACCGGTTCAACGAATGCTGTCAGCTTTGAAGCAGGCGATCCGAACACAGTGGTTATTCCATATTCACCGGATCTGGACAATGGGACGGCTTTCACAGTTTCGGCGTGGGCCAAACCAAATCTCTCTGGAGGCAGTTGGCGCGCTATAGTTTCAAACCGTGATGACGTACCGGATCCAGATAAATATTCAGGAGGTTATGTCCTCTATGCCGGATGGAACGGCTATTGGTCCTTCTTTGTCGGGACCGGCACTGGCTGGTCGGAGGCTAATTCCCCGCAGCCAGTTGCAGCAAATGAGTGGAGTCTGATAACAGGAACCTATGCAAACGGCGTTCAGACACTGTATGTCAACGGCGTTATCGCAGCACAGGTTACAGGTGTAGACGCAGCACCTAACAATGTTAATGAGATACTCATCGGTGCCGGCGCAAATGAAACAGAAGGGTACGACTTCTTCTTCGATGGTGCGATCGACGACGTCAAGGTTTACAGTTATGCACTGACCGATGTCGAAGTTGCCGATCTGTACGCGAGCGCAACCGGCGAATCCGTTTGCACAGAGTTGCCTGAGTTCGACTTCAATGAAGACTGTCGTGTTGATCTGAGTGACTTTGCTGCATTCGCAGCCGGTTGGCTTGAGTGCAACCTGGTACCCGATTGTCAGTAA
- a CDS encoding alpha-N-acetylglucosaminidase TIM-barrel domain-containing protein, producing MSKFPVIFAIIISLFLFAAPVSAGPLDAARGVISRNTPDHVDQFTLELIPEVDGRDVFEIVSDADNGKVVLKGSSPVSICSAYNWYLRYVANCNISWCGTQLDLPAALPKPGETIRRESPYKHGYYLNYCTLNYTMSFWDWQRWEEEIDYMALQGIDLPLAPVGVEAVWLNTLKQYNFTDAEAKEFICGPAFFGWWLMGNLEGWGGPLPQDWIDDHIVLQNKILNRMRELGMEPVMPAFYGTVPNKLKEKYPDADIRDQGHWAGGFKRPAFLSPTDPLFTQMANTFYDEQKKLFGECKYFSGDPFHEGGSTAGIDLPSAGENVINAMRTVSPDAVWVLQGWGGNPHDALIENVPKEDVLILDLDCDNSPQWYYRNGWNGYPWSWCMIHNFGGNTGMFGRMEVVATETVKALNATNGGNLVALGSMPEGIETNPVIYELLWDMRWRSQKPDMIDWTNKYAHRRYGKNLPETASAWQTLRTSILGKDMSNQQGTTESILCARPAKQMQRVSSWGTTNMYFDPTEVVDAWKDMLQAADQLGDVDTYQYDLTTTTRQVLANLAQPVHQRMISAFEAGDKEAFQLWSGKFLELLDDQDRVCATRKEFMLGPWIEDARAWGHTTEQKDLYEFNARTLITTWSYRDSNLHEYAHREWAGLISDFYKPRWQMFINELASQLDGNQAETINYYAEFEKPWTEETKSFPTTPAENSVTVASQIFDKYKNLLHSVYNYEAPSATLVAHWPLDETSGTTAVENISSLEGIYTNSPSLAQPGATESTGTSTCFAGSQYAAVPNDEKLNPQSFSVSLWVKPAGGSGHRAAVCSRHTELNGSPAAYGYILYATPGNTWSFWTGATSSDGNMSWSQLNGPALAYDEWTHITLVFEQTAPPAGSTVTGNKRIYINGQLATAGVGSMTLNSVGTFNIGSVSDPDYYFNGCIDDVQFYNGVLTNEQVKYLYDNPGQTTAFCPELPEMDFNGDCVVNGHDLLLFANSYLDCNIVPDCILP from the coding sequence ATGAGTAAATTCCCGGTTATTTTTGCAATTATCATATCCTTATTCTTGTTTGCGGCACCCGTCTCAGCGGGTCCGCTAGATGCGGCTCGCGGCGTGATCTCGCGGAACACGCCCGACCATGTAGATCAGTTCACGCTGGAACTGATACCGGAGGTGGATGGCCGAGATGTTTTCGAGATAGTATCTGACGCTGATAATGGCAAGGTCGTTCTCAAGGGTTCGTCGCCTGTTTCCATATGTTCAGCATACAACTGGTACCTGCGATACGTCGCAAACTGTAATATATCCTGGTGCGGAACACAGCTCGATCTGCCTGCAGCGCTCCCGAAGCCCGGCGAGACGATCCGACGGGAGAGCCCGTACAAGCATGGCTATTATCTGAACTATTGTACGCTCAATTATACGATGTCCTTTTGGGACTGGCAGCGTTGGGAAGAAGAGATCGACTATATGGCGCTTCAGGGGATAGATCTGCCATTGGCACCTGTGGGTGTTGAGGCGGTCTGGCTCAATACTCTCAAGCAGTACAACTTTACCGATGCCGAAGCGAAAGAGTTTATTTGCGGTCCGGCGTTTTTCGGTTGGTGGTTAATGGGTAATCTCGAGGGTTGGGGAGGTCCGCTGCCGCAAGACTGGATCGATGACCATATTGTATTGCAGAATAAGATACTCAACCGCATGCGTGAGTTGGGAATGGAGCCGGTGATGCCCGCTTTTTATGGCACTGTGCCCAATAAACTTAAAGAAAAATATCCCGATGCTGACATCCGAGATCAGGGCCATTGGGCCGGCGGTTTCAAGCGGCCCGCTTTCCTCTCGCCGACCGACCCGTTGTTTACCCAGATGGCGAACACTTTCTATGATGAGCAGAAGAAACTTTTCGGCGAATGTAAATACTTCTCCGGAGATCCGTTCCATGAAGGAGGCTCGACGGCGGGCATCGATCTGCCCTCTGCCGGCGAGAACGTCATTAATGCCATGAGAACCGTCTCGCCCGATGCAGTATGGGTGCTGCAGGGTTGGGGGGGTAACCCTCATGACGCACTGATAGAAAACGTTCCCAAGGAAGATGTTTTGATTCTTGATCTTGACTGTGACAACAGTCCGCAGTGGTACTATCGCAATGGTTGGAACGGTTATCCGTGGTCATGGTGCATGATACACAACTTTGGCGGCAATACCGGGATGTTCGGCCGGATGGAAGTTGTCGCGACCGAAACGGTAAAGGCACTCAACGCCACCAACGGCGGCAACCTGGTTGCTCTCGGATCGATGCCTGAGGGTATAGAAACGAATCCCGTCATTTATGAACTGCTGTGGGATATGCGATGGCGTTCTCAGAAACCTGACATGATAGACTGGACTAACAAATACGCTCATAGAAGGTACGGCAAGAATCTGCCTGAGACGGCCAGTGCGTGGCAGACGCTGCGAACATCCATCCTGGGCAAAGATATGTCCAATCAGCAGGGAACAACCGAGTCGATACTCTGTGCTCGTCCTGCTAAGCAGATGCAGCGTGTTTCCAGTTGGGGCACGACGAATATGTATTTTGATCCTACTGAGGTTGTCGATGCATGGAAGGATATGCTCCAGGCTGCCGATCAGCTTGGGGATGTTGATACATACCAGTATGATCTGACGACTACGACGCGGCAGGTACTGGCAAACCTTGCCCAGCCGGTTCATCAGCGGATGATCTCAGCATTTGAGGCGGGCGATAAAGAAGCATTCCAACTGTGGTCCGGCAAATTCCTGGAACTGCTGGACGATCAGGACCGAGTTTGCGCGACACGCAAGGAGTTCATGCTTGGTCCGTGGATCGAGGATGCCCGCGCATGGGGTCATACGACCGAACAGAAGGATCTATACGAATTCAATGCGAGAACGCTGATTACAACATGGTCATATCGAGATTCAAATCTGCATGAGTACGCCCATCGTGAATGGGCAGGACTCATATCAGATTTTTATAAGCCGCGATGGCAGATGTTCATCAATGAACTGGCGTCACAGCTTGACGGCAACCAAGCGGAAACGATCAATTACTATGCTGAATTCGAAAAGCCCTGGACAGAGGAAACGAAATCTTTTCCGACTACGCCTGCGGAAAATTCCGTTACCGTAGCCAGCCAGATCTTTGACAAGTACAAAAATCTACTGCACTCGGTGTATAATTATGAAGCACCATCTGCCACGCTGGTCGCTCACTGGCCGCTCGATGAGACATCCGGCACGACTGCCGTTGAAAACATAAGCTCCCTCGAAGGCATCTATACAAACAGTCCGTCCCTGGCCCAGCCGGGTGCGACTGAGAGCACTGGCACTTCGACCTGTTTTGCCGGTTCTCAATATGCCGCGGTTCCAAACGACGAAAAACTGAATCCGCAAAGTTTTTCTGTCTCGCTGTGGGTCAAACCTGCCGGCGGATCGGGCCATCGTGCTGCAGTATGCTCACGTCATACAGAACTCAACGGATCGCCTGCCGCCTATGGCTACATCCTCTATGCGACACCCGGAAATACATGGTCGTTCTGGACGGGTGCTACATCTTCTGACGGAAATATGTCCTGGAGTCAGCTCAACGGTCCGGCCTTAGCGTATGATGAATGGACACATATTACGCTCGTATTCGAGCAGACAGCACCCCCAGCCGGGTCGACAGTCACAGGAAACAAACGCATCTACATTAACGGACAGCTTGCAACGGCAGGTGTGGGCTCGATGACTTTGAATTCGGTTGGTACCTTCAACATCGGCTCTGTCTCCGATCCCGATTATTACTTCAACGGGTGCATTGACGATGTTCAGTTTTATAACGGTGTACTCACGAATGAGCAGGTCAAATATCTGTATGATAACCCGGGCCAGACCACGGCGTTTTGCCCGGAGCTGCCTGAAATGGATTTCAACGGCGACTGTGTGGTAAACGGTCATGATCTTTTATTGTTTGCGAACAGCTACCTCGACTGCAATATTGTTCCGGATTGCATCTTGCCGTAG
- a CDS encoding type II secretion system protein: MNRKGFTLIELLVVISIIALLLAIMMPALSMVKEKARAVTGMSRVKQWGLCYQLFTNDHDGSFPEFKHDTTNTTFMYDLKDYYADINEMRFCPSAKKVSSSNPTGVEEGSYFGSTLEAWKVNVSDASWMEDDDIGAGSYGENSYIRKLEGNSKAWGRANMKQANTVPVLMDARWNNAWPDNGQPLRRSSTTDQEFYNAGNWITISCFVMKRHGDGINMTMADGSAQKVDAEELWQFRWNRDFEREDFVDLAFMKWND, from the coding sequence ATGAATAGAAAAGGATTTACCCTTATAGAATTGCTCGTGGTCATATCCATCATTGCTCTGCTTCTTGCGATCATGATGCCCGCGCTGTCAATGGTCAAGGAGAAAGCGAGAGCAGTTACAGGCATGTCACGCGTGAAACAATGGGGGCTATGCTACCAGTTGTTTACCAATGACCATGACGGCAGCTTTCCCGAATTCAAACATGATACAACAAATACAACATTTATGTATGATCTCAAGGATTATTACGCTGACATAAATGAGATGCGTTTCTGTCCTTCGGCAAAGAAAGTTTCAAGTTCCAACCCTACAGGTGTGGAAGAGGGAAGCTATTTCGGAAGCACCCTTGAGGCCTGGAAGGTTAACGTATCGGATGCCAGTTGGATGGAAGATGATGACATCGGAGCGGGAAGCTATGGTGAAAACTCTTATATCAGAAAGCTGGAAGGCAACTCCAAAGCCTGGGGCCGTGCAAATATGAAACAGGCAAATACGGTGCCGGTGCTCATGGATGCCCGTTGGAACAACGCCTGGCCGGACAATGGTCAACCTCTCAGACGGTCGTCAACTACAGATCAGGAATTCTATAATGCCGGCAACTGGATTACCATTTCTTGTTTTGTAATGAAACGGCACGGTGACGGCATCAATATGACCATGGCGGACGGCAGTGCGCAAAAGGTTGACGCCGAAGAACTATGGCAATTTAGATGGAACCGGGATTTCGAACGAGAAGATTTTGTGGATCTCGCTTTTATGAAGTGGAACGATTAG